One Cellulomonas sp. Y8 DNA segment encodes these proteins:
- a CDS encoding ROK family transcriptional regulator encodes MQDVVKLPPRNSGAGDLFQLLRDGRPRTRADLAAATGQGRSTITARVEALMSAGLIAPAGEASSTGGRPPATFAFEPSARVVLAVDLGATHVRLAITDLASNVLVEGEAPLAIADGPDVVLPWVAEHGRKLVAEAGRSLDELVSVGVGLPGPVEHATGRPINPPIMPSWDDADVRGILSAELGGAEVLVDNDVNLMALGEHRSAWPDVDDMLFVKVATGIGSGIISDGELRRGAQGAAGDIGHIAVPGAEDVPCRCGNLGCLEAVASGRALAEQLSRDGADARGGADVVALVRSGDLAAGRAVRQAGREIGGVLAACVSLLNPSLVVIGGVVAEAGEHLIAGIREVVYQRSLPLATQHLRIVTSQARSEVGILGASAMAVDHVLSPVAIDALLEARIA; translated from the coding sequence ATGCAGGACGTCGTGAAGCTTCCACCGCGGAACTCAGGGGCCGGAGACCTCTTCCAGCTCCTCCGCGACGGCCGGCCGCGCACCCGCGCCGACCTGGCGGCCGCGACCGGCCAGGGACGCTCCACGATCACCGCGCGCGTCGAGGCCCTCATGTCCGCCGGGCTCATCGCCCCCGCCGGCGAGGCCTCCTCCACCGGCGGCCGCCCGCCCGCGACCTTCGCCTTCGAGCCCAGCGCCCGCGTCGTGCTCGCCGTCGACCTCGGCGCGACGCACGTGCGGCTCGCCATCACCGACCTCGCGTCGAACGTCCTCGTCGAGGGCGAGGCGCCGCTCGCCATCGCCGACGGTCCGGACGTCGTGCTCCCCTGGGTCGCCGAGCACGGGCGCAAGCTCGTCGCGGAGGCCGGGCGCTCCCTCGACGAGCTCGTGTCCGTCGGCGTGGGCCTGCCCGGCCCCGTCGAGCACGCCACCGGGCGGCCCATCAACCCGCCGATCATGCCGTCCTGGGACGACGCCGACGTCCGCGGCATCCTCTCGGCCGAGCTCGGGGGCGCCGAGGTTCTCGTCGACAACGACGTGAACCTCATGGCCCTCGGCGAGCACCGCTCCGCCTGGCCCGACGTCGACGACATGCTGTTCGTCAAGGTCGCGACCGGCATCGGCTCCGGGATCATCTCCGACGGCGAGCTCCGGCGCGGGGCCCAGGGCGCCGCCGGCGACATCGGCCACATCGCGGTGCCGGGGGCCGAGGACGTCCCGTGCCGGTGCGGCAACCTCGGCTGCCTCGAGGCCGTGGCGTCCGGCCGGGCGCTCGCCGAGCAGCTCAGCCGGGACGGGGCAGACGCCCGCGGGGGCGCCGACGTCGTCGCGCTCGTGCGGTCCGGCGACCTGGCCGCGGGGCGCGCCGTCCGGCAGGCCGGGCGGGAGATCGGCGGCGTGCTCGCCGCCTGCGTGAGCCTGCTCAACCCGTCGCTGGTCGTGATCGGCGGGGTGGTCGCCGAGGCCGGCGAGCACCTGATCGCCGGCATCCGCGAGGTCGTGTACCAGCGGTCGCTGCCCCTGGCCACGCAGCACCTGCGGATCGTCACGTCGCAGGCGCGGTCGGAGGTCGGGATCCTCGGGGCGTCGGCGATGGCCGTCGACCACGTGCTGTCCCCGGTGGCGATCGACGCGCTGCTGGAGGCGCGGATCGCCTGA
- a CDS encoding ABC transporter permease — MSEHQLSAPPPGTPGAPSGPTSAPGSAGATPAPPAADESARVERVAREHGRSRRGPAGAGSARILGLVIALALICVVGYITAGSRFASIDNVLVILSSAAIVGVLAIGMTFVITAGGIDLSVGSVLGLASVWATTVATQSMADQYGWIVMVGCALAVGLGAGLVNGVLIAYGRVVAFIATLAMLVAARGLAELIAQRRTQLVSVQSFEDTFRGNLLGVPKIVWIFAIVAVAGWFLLNRTTFGRRTVAVGGNPEAARLAGIAVKRHTMYLYGLAGLAAGIAAVMMLARTGAGSSTNGLLYELDAIAAVVVGGTLLAGGRGTIVGTVLGVLIFQTLTNIFIQNNLDSSVQQVIKGAIIVVAVLLQQRFTSRTPRTART, encoded by the coding sequence GTGAGCGAGCACCAGCTCTCCGCCCCGCCCCCGGGCACGCCGGGCGCCCCCTCGGGCCCGACCTCCGCGCCCGGCTCCGCCGGCGCCACCCCCGCGCCGCCCGCCGCGGACGAGTCCGCGCGCGTCGAGCGCGTCGCCCGGGAGCACGGCCGCTCCCGGCGCGGCCCCGCCGGCGCCGGGTCCGCCCGGATCCTCGGCCTGGTCATCGCGCTCGCGCTGATCTGCGTCGTCGGCTACATCACCGCGGGCAGCCGGTTCGCGAGCATCGACAACGTCCTGGTCATCCTCAGCTCCGCCGCCATCGTCGGCGTGCTGGCCATCGGGATGACCTTCGTGATCACCGCGGGCGGCATCGACCTGTCCGTCGGGTCCGTGCTCGGCCTCGCCTCGGTGTGGGCGACCACGGTGGCCACGCAGTCGATGGCCGACCAGTACGGCTGGATCGTCATGGTCGGCTGCGCCCTCGCGGTCGGCCTCGGCGCCGGCCTGGTGAACGGCGTGCTGATCGCCTACGGCCGGGTGGTCGCGTTCATCGCGACGCTCGCCATGCTGGTCGCCGCCCGCGGCCTCGCCGAGCTGATCGCCCAGCGCCGGACGCAGCTGGTCTCGGTGCAGTCGTTCGAGGACACCTTCCGGGGCAACCTGCTCGGGGTGCCGAAGATCGTGTGGATCTTCGCGATCGTCGCCGTCGCCGGCTGGTTCCTGCTCAACCGCACCACGTTCGGCCGCCGCACCGTCGCGGTGGGCGGCAACCCCGAGGCGGCCCGCCTGGCGGGCATCGCGGTCAAGCGGCACACGATGTACCTGTACGGCCTCGCCGGCCTGGCCGCCGGCATCGCCGCGGTCATGATGCTCGCCCGCACCGGCGCGGGCTCGTCCACGAACGGCCTGCTCTACGAGCTGGACGCGATCGCCGCGGTCGTCGTCGGCGGGACCCTGCTGGCCGGCGGCCGGGGGACGATCGTCGGCACCGTGCTCGGCGTCCTGATCTTCCAGACGCTGACGAACATCTTCATCCAGAACAACCTCGACTCCTCGGTCCAGCAGGTGATCAAGGGCGCGATCATCGTCGTCGCCGTCCTCCTGCAGCAGCGCTTCACCTCGCGCACCCCGCGGACCGCACGGACCTAG
- a CDS encoding sugar ABC transporter ATP-binding protein, which produces MVTVDPPNRPPLLQMRGIVKQFPGARALDGVDLDVLPGEVHCLLGQNGAGKSTLIKVLAGAHQPTEGEVLVDGEVVTIANPVAALKLGVATMYQELDVVGGLTVAENVFLGHELATAGVSRRREARRRTREILARLGHPEISPHREVGSLPAAAQQIVSMARALSHDARVIVMDEPSAVLDSDEVENLFRVVHQLTAAGVAIVYISHRMEEIRAIGDRITVLKDGRTVARDLPARDTPTRELIRLMTGRNVEYAFPPSQDLAPDAPVVLDVQGLALRGAFTGVDLRVRAGEIVGLAGLVGSGRSEILETIYGARRASAGTVEVAGRRLRAGDVTAAVRAGIGLAPEERKAQGLLLDEPVYRNITLSTFGRFSKGGLLDERTERRIAEEQAEALDLRPAGVDRAIRTLSGGNQQKAMLARWLVHGCRVLLLDEPTRGVDVGARAEIYALVRRLADEGAAVVVVSSEIPEVLGLSDRVLVVSEGRVVHEGPATAIDEHAVLDLVMEGSAA; this is translated from the coding sequence ATGGTCACCGTGGACCCACCGAACCGGCCCCCGCTCCTCCAGATGCGGGGCATCGTCAAGCAGTTCCCCGGAGCGCGCGCCCTGGACGGCGTCGACCTCGACGTGCTGCCGGGCGAGGTGCACTGCCTGCTCGGGCAGAACGGCGCGGGCAAGTCGACGCTCATCAAGGTGCTCGCCGGCGCGCACCAGCCCACCGAGGGCGAGGTGCTCGTCGACGGCGAGGTCGTCACGATCGCGAACCCGGTCGCGGCGCTGAAGCTCGGCGTCGCCACGATGTACCAGGAGCTCGACGTCGTCGGCGGCCTGACCGTCGCCGAGAACGTGTTCCTGGGCCACGAGCTCGCGACCGCCGGCGTGTCCCGCCGGCGCGAGGCCCGCCGGCGGACCCGGGAGATCCTGGCCCGGCTCGGGCACCCGGAGATCTCCCCGCACCGCGAGGTCGGCTCGCTGCCGGCCGCCGCGCAGCAGATCGTCTCGATGGCCCGCGCGCTGTCGCACGACGCCCGCGTCATCGTCATGGACGAGCCCTCCGCGGTGCTCGACTCGGACGAGGTGGAGAACCTGTTCCGCGTCGTGCACCAGCTCACGGCCGCCGGCGTCGCGATCGTCTACATCTCGCACCGCATGGAGGAGATCCGCGCGATCGGCGACCGGATCACGGTGCTCAAGGACGGCCGCACGGTGGCCCGCGACCTGCCCGCCCGCGACACCCCGACGCGCGAGCTGATCCGCCTGATGACCGGCCGGAACGTCGAGTACGCCTTCCCGCCGAGCCAGGACCTGGCGCCCGACGCGCCGGTCGTGCTGGACGTCCAGGGCCTGGCGCTGCGCGGGGCCTTCACCGGCGTGGACCTCCGGGTCCGGGCGGGGGAGATCGTCGGCCTCGCGGGGCTGGTCGGCTCGGGACGCTCCGAGATCCTGGAGACGATCTACGGCGCCCGCCGGGCGAGCGCCGGCACCGTCGAGGTCGCGGGCCGGCGGCTGCGCGCCGGCGACGTCACGGCCGCCGTCCGCGCCGGGATCGGCCTCGCCCCCGAGGAGCGCAAGGCCCAGGGCCTGCTGCTCGACGAGCCGGTCTACCGCAACATCACGCTGTCGACGTTCGGGCGGTTCTCCAAGGGCGGCCTCCTGGACGAGCGCACCGAGCGCCGGATCGCCGAGGAGCAGGCCGAGGCCCTGGACCTGCGCCCCGCCGGCGTCGACCGCGCCATCCGCACCCTGTCGGGCGGCAACCAGCAGAAGGCGATGCTCGCCCGGTGGCTGGTGCACGGCTGCCGGGTGCTGCTGCTCGACGAGCCGACCCGCGGTGTCGACGTCGGCGCGCGCGCCGAGATCTACGCGCTCGTCCGCCGGCTCGCCGACGAGGGCGCCGCCGTCGTCGTCGTCTCGAGCGAGATCCCCGAGGTGCTCGGTCTGTCGGACCGGGTGCTGGTCGTGTCCGAAGGCCGGGTCGTCCACGAGGGCCCCGCCACCGCCATCGACGAGCACGCCGTGCTCGACCTCGTCATGGAAGGAAGTGCCGCGTGA